A DNA window from Zingiber officinale cultivar Zhangliang chromosome 3A, Zo_v1.1, whole genome shotgun sequence contains the following coding sequences:
- the LOC122050292 gene encoding G-type lectin S-receptor-like serine/threonine-protein kinase At2g19130, with protein MAMALAMASCSSATSFLLLSFSLSLSLLSFTSAATSTDTISAQHSLTGKQTITSGNGTFVLGFFTPPGSGGNYYIGIWYGKISVLNPVWVANRVTPVTDPTTSELKISGDGKLVLLNQFKSIIWSTNVTTFSFYNSTIVAVILDTGNLQLRDESNSSLIFWQSFDHPTDTWLPGAKIGFNKLTSTAQRLTSWKNKIDPSPGLLTLQSDPTGATSQYFLLWNSSKEYWTSGIWDGDIFTSVPEMRWRGVFNFAFINNTEETYFTYATNNPNLKIRFVIDSESGQMLSWMWMENTQSWMLFWAMPRFSCSVYASCGPFGSCSDMRSPSCSCVRGYSVRSQNEWDLGDRSAGCERVTPLQCEQNANNTEKDGFFEMPNIKLPDNPNTLATAGSREGCELACLNNCSCSAYSYNGSGCFVWHGGLLNLKEQYNQSDAGTLYLRLAASELKSSERNKERVVSLVIIGAVVLAIFFSGVPAILIVVKKRENKRIIDKAKAMQSRLVSFTYSELQQATRKFSTKLGGGGFGSVFKGLFPGSIDIAVKKLEGLYQGEKQFRAEVSTLGAIQHVNLIRLLGFCSQGTKKLLVYEFMPSGSLADQLFHSNSNVLDWKTRYQIAIGTARGLAYLHEQCRDNIIHCDIKPENILLDDALVPKVADFGLAKLVGRNFSKVLTTIRGSRGYIAPEWISGMPITTKVDVYSYGMMLFEIISGKRNLMYKGESSFEFFPLVATNKLVIGDVKSLLDQRLEGKANSEEFEIACKLACWCIQDDESSRPKMSQIVQALEGNLDVVIPPVPRSLQVLNKS; from the coding sequence ATGGCAATGGCATTGGCAATGGCTTCATGTTCTTCTGCAACTTCATTCTTGCTCTtatccttctccctttccctctctcttctctccttCACCTCCGCAGCAACATCAACTGACACAATCTCTGCACAACATTCTCTGACCGGAAAACAGACCATCACCTCCGGAAATGGTACGTTCGTGCTCGGCTTCTTCACGCCACCAGGCAGCGGCGGCAACTACTACATCGGCATCTGGTACGGTAAGATCTCTGTGCTCAACCCCGTGTGGGTAGCCAACAGGGTCACTCCAGTCACGGACCCAACCACGTCGGAGCTTAAGATCTCAGGCGATGGCAAGCTCGTCCTCCTCAACCAGTTCAAATCCATCATATGGTCAACCAACGTCACCACCTTCTCATTCTACAACTCCACGATCGTCGCGGTCATCCTTGACACGGGTAATCTCCAGCTCAGGGATGAATCTAACTCCTCTCTCATCTTCTGGCAGAGCTTCGATCACCCCACCGACACTTGGCTTCCCGGCGCCAAGATTGGGTTCAACAAGCTCACCAGCACAGCCCAACGCCTCACTTCCTGGAAGAACAAAATTGACCCTTCTCCTGGACTCTTAACTCTCCAGAGTGATCCAACCGGTGCAACCTCTCAGTATTTTCTTTTATGGAATTCGTCCAAGGAATATTGGACCAGTGGAATCTGGGACGGAGACATCTTTACTTCTGTCCCGGAGATGAGGTGGAGAGGCGTCTTCAACTTCGCGTTCATCAACAACACTGAGGAGACCTATTTCACCTACGCTACCAATAATCCCAACCTCAAGATTAGATTTGTCATTGATTCTGAATCCGGCCAGATGCTCAGTTGGATGTGGATGGAGAATACACAATCATGGATGCTCTTCTGGGCTATGCCCAGGTTTAGCTGCTCGGTGTATGCGAGCTGCGGACCTTTCGGTAGCTGCAGTGATATGAGGAGCCCTTCTTGCAGTTGTGTCAGGGGTTACAGTGTGAGGTCCCAGAATGAATGGGATTTGGGTGACAGAAGCGCAGGCTGCGAGAGGGTCACTCCTTTGCAATGCGAACAAAACGCCAACAATACTGAGAAAGATGGCTTCTTTGAGATGCCAAACATTAAGCTACCTGATAACCCTAACACTTTGGCCACCGCTGGAAGCAGGGAAGGCTGCGAGTTGGCTTGCTTGAATAATTGCTCCTGCAGTGCTTATTCCTACAACGGTAGTGGCTGCTTTGTTTGGCATGGAGGGTTGCTGAATCTGAAAGAACAATATAATCAATCTGATGCAGGTACTCTTTACCTACGCTTGGCTGCCTCGGAGTTGAAATCTTCTGAAAGAAACAAGGAGAGAGTGGTAAGTTTGGTTATCATCGGTGCCGTTGTTCTGGCCATCTTCTTTTCAGGCGTTCCTGCCATTTTGATTGTGGTAAAGAAGCGAGAAAATAAGCGGATTATTGATAAAGCAAAGGCCATGCAGAGTCGTCTTGTCTCGTTCACATACAGTGAGCTACAGCAAGCCACACGGAAGTTCTCAACGAAACTCGGGGGAGGGGGCTTTGGATCCGTGTTTAAAGGGTTGTTTCCCGGCTCAATTGATATTGCTGTGAAGAAGCTTGAGGGTCTTTACCAAGGCGAGAAGCAGTTCCGCGCGGAGGTGAGCACACTAGGAGCCATTCAACATGTGAACCTCATTAGGCTACTTGGCTTTTGTTCTCAAGGGACCAAGAAGTTGTTGGTCTATGAGTTCATGCCAAGTGGTTCATTAGCTGATCAGCTTTTTCATAGCAACTCCAATGTTTTGGACTGGAAAACAAGATATCAAATCGCTATTGGAACTGCAAGAGGATTAGCTTATCTCCATGAGCAATGCAGGGACAACATCATACATTGTGACATTAAGCCAGAGAACATACTGTTGGACGATGCACTTGTGCCAAAAGTAGCTGATTTTGGTCTAGCAAAGCTCGTTGGAAGGAACTTTAGCAAAGTTCTCACAACCATCCGAGGAAGCAGAGGGTACATCGCCCCCGAATGGATTTCGGGTATGCCCAtcactacaaaagtagatgttTACAGCTACGGAATGATGTTATTCGAGATCATATCGGGAAAAAGAAACCTAATGTACAAGGGAGAAAGTAGTTTTGAGTTCTTCCCCTTAGTTGCAACAAACAAACTCGTAATTGGAGATGTCAAAAGCTTGCTAGACCAAAGGCTAGAGGGTAAAGCCAACTCAGAAGAGTTTGAAATAGCTTGTAAACTTGCTTGCTGGTGCATTCAAGATGACGAGAGCTCGAGGCCAAAGATGAGTCAAATTGTTCAAGCTCTAGAGGGTAATCTAGACGTCGTCATTCCTCCTGTCCCAAGGTCACTCCAAGTCCTAAACAAGTCATGA